Proteins found in one Triticum urartu cultivar G1812 chromosome 4, Tu2.1, whole genome shotgun sequence genomic segment:
- the LOC125550911 gene encoding cytochrome b-c1 complex subunit 6-1, mitochondrial produces the protein MANEEPVDPKKYLEERCKPQCVKPLYEYEKCIKRVEADDTGHKHCTGQYFDYWSCIDKCVAPKLFEKLK, from the exons AT GGCGAATGAGGAACCCGTTGATCCCAAGAAGTATCTTGAGGAGCGGTGCAAGCCACAGTGTGTAAAGCCACTGTATGAGTATGAG AAATGTATCAAGAGAGTTGAGGCCGATGATACTGGGCACAAGCACTGCACTGGGCAATATTTTGACTATTGGTCATGCATCGATAAATGT GTAGCACCAAAGCTCTTTGAAAAGCTGAAATGA